Proteins from one Gimesia maris genomic window:
- a CDS encoding right-handed parallel beta-helix repeat-containing protein, which yields MKLKTLIPLGVITLVLTGLFLNHHEASQPLVKLPKKIKYVRYAQNVKISDFGVVGDGKTDDTAAIQKLVDESVGVLRFPTGQYRFTKPVVIDLAKVGPTSISGDGTATILMEGEGPAFRFIGTHNGTASPKTFQPAVWDKERTPMVDGIEIVGKHPKAIGVEAIKTMQLTITRLVVRKALHGIRLHERNRNVSIDDCHLYENEGVGIYLDQLNLHQINISDSHISYNKQGGIVVRESEIRNIQIGNCDIEGNMGEETEPTANILFDISKGSLREGAIFGCTIQHTNNAPDSANVRFIGNGPEDPRKVGNFAIADNSMSDVAVNIHLKHARGVTITGNTLWQAYEHNLLVEDSSHIVLGSNLLDRNPDYRAKTKDANVFKDCTDCTLNALNILATRNVPAGLILENCARMNITNCSIRQCQNGGILLSNVKQSRISDCLITEGEKNFAIRVTGGQQIQITDNLVSGDIDVGPGTEVSNTMTVY from the coding sequence ATGAAACTGAAAACGCTCATCCCGCTCGGTGTGATCACACTCGTATTAACGGGGCTGTTCTTGAATCATCACGAAGCATCTCAGCCATTGGTGAAACTGCCGAAGAAAATTAAATATGTAAGATATGCACAAAATGTCAAGATATCAGATTTTGGCGTCGTCGGAGATGGCAAAACTGATGACACGGCTGCCATTCAGAAACTGGTTGATGAATCGGTCGGGGTACTTCGGTTTCCGACGGGCCAATATCGTTTCACGAAGCCGGTCGTGATTGATTTAGCCAAAGTCGGCCCGACTTCGATTTCCGGTGATGGAACAGCGACGATTCTGATGGAAGGCGAGGGGCCCGCGTTTCGATTTATCGGTACCCATAACGGAACCGCGAGCCCTAAAACGTTTCAGCCAGCAGTATGGGACAAGGAGCGGACGCCGATGGTGGACGGCATTGAAATTGTCGGTAAACACCCCAAGGCCATCGGCGTGGAGGCGATCAAAACGATGCAGCTGACGATCACGCGGCTCGTGGTGCGGAAGGCCCTGCATGGGATTCGCCTGCATGAGCGGAATCGCAACGTGTCCATCGATGACTGTCACCTTTACGAGAACGAGGGAGTCGGCATTTATCTCGATCAGCTGAACCTGCATCAGATCAACATTTCCGACTCGCATATCAGCTACAACAAGCAGGGCGGAATTGTGGTTCGCGAGAGTGAGATCCGCAATATTCAGATCGGCAACTGTGACATTGAAGGTAACATGGGAGAGGAAACAGAGCCCACGGCCAACATTCTGTTTGATATCTCGAAAGGCTCACTCCGTGAAGGAGCGATCTTTGGTTGTACCATTCAACACACGAATAACGCACCCGATTCCGCGAACGTGCGGTTTATCGGAAACGGTCCCGAAGACCCCCGCAAGGTAGGAAATTTCGCAATTGCCGACAATTCGATGAGTGATGTCGCCGTCAATATTCACCTCAAACATGCGCGGGGCGTCACAATCACCGGCAATACCCTCTGGCAGGCGTACGAACACAATCTGCTGGTGGAAGATTCGTCTCACATTGTGCTCGGCTCCAATCTGCTGGATCGCAACCCGGATTACCGGGCGAAAACCAAAGACGCGAACGTCTTCAAAGACTGCACCGACTGCACGCTTAATGCGCTGAATATCCTGGCGACCCGGAATGTTCCCGCCGGTCTGATCCTGGAGAACTGTGCGCGAATGAACATCACAAACTGTTCGATTCGCCAGTGTCAGAACGGCGGCATTCTGCTGTCAAACGTCAAGCAGTCCCGCATCTCCGACTGCCTGATCACCGAAGGCGAGAAAAACTTCGCAATCCGCGTCACTGGTGGCCAGCAGATTCAAATCACCGACAACCTGGTTTCCGGCGACATCGACGTCGGTCCGGGAACGGAAGTCTCTAATACCATGACCGTATATTAA